A window from Photobacterium leiognathi encodes these proteins:
- a CDS encoding NADH-quinone oxidoreductase subunit B family protein: protein MKGIKQLNGTAHTQTVPVPLPPNSQKLKDALIKQIRRSAYVYRVDCGGCNACEIEIFAATTPVFDAERFGIKVVASPRHADILLFTGAVTRAMRAPALRAYEAAPDPKIVISYGACGCDGGIFHDLYCVWGGTDKIVPVDVYIPGCPPTPAATIYGFAVALGLLDQKLKAKTHNPDEQKASLKHTEIPLDIKVMIERQARLLAGYVQGQRIADEVMDVLATCSADNVDSKIADYLAEKDDPRLTEIVNILLSKTMAALTGQAACHSENKPCRGGDHA, encoded by the coding sequence GTGAAAGGTATTAAACAGCTAAATGGTACAGCTCATACCCAAACTGTTCCTGTTCCATTACCGCCTAATAGTCAGAAATTAAAAGATGCGCTGATTAAGCAAATTCGTCGTTCGGCTTATGTTTACCGTGTTGACTGTGGTGGTTGTAACGCCTGTGAAATCGAAATTTTTGCAGCAACAACACCTGTCTTTGATGCTGAGCGTTTTGGTATCAAGGTCGTCGCATCACCTCGCCATGCTGATATTTTGTTATTTACCGGTGCTGTGACCCGTGCCATGCGTGCTCCTGCACTTCGTGCTTATGAAGCAGCCCCTGATCCAAAGATCGTGATTTCATACGGCGCTTGTGGTTGTGATGGCGGTATCTTCCACGACTTATATTGTGTGTGGGGTGGTACTGACAAGATTGTACCTGTCGATGTCTACATTCCGGGCTGTCCACCAACCCCAGCGGCAACAATTTACGGTTTTGCTGTCGCATTAGGTCTGCTTGATCAGAAACTTAAAGCGAAAACGCATAACCCTGATGAGCAAAAAGCGAGCCTTAAGCACACCGAAATTCCACTAGACATTAAAGTGATGATTGAGCGTCAAGCTCGCTTATTAGCAGGTTACGTTCAAGGTCAACGTATTGCTGATGAAGTGATGGATGTGCTAGCAACTTGTAGTGCCGATAACGTTGATAGCAAAATTGCGGATTACCTAGCAGAAAAAGACGATCCTCGTTTAACCGAAATCGTCAACATTCTGCTAAGTAAAACCATGGCTGCATTAACGGGACAAGCTGCGTGTCATTCTGAAAACAAACCTTGCCGTGGAGGCGATCATGCCTGA
- the fdhF gene encoding formate dehydrogenase subunit alpha produces MKKSIVVCPYCGTGCKLKLVVENNKVIAAEPADGRTNEGQLCLKGYYGWDFLNDTNLLTPRLKQPMIRRSRDAALEAVSWDEALDFASEKLMAIKQKYGPDAIMTTGSARGPGNEANYVMQKLARAVIGTNNVDHCARVUHAPSVSGLETTVGNGAMSNAIPEIQKTKCLLIFGYNAADSHPVVARHILKARANGAKIIVCDPRKIESARVADQWLALKNGSNMALVNALANVIIEENLYDKDYVTNNTEGFEAFRELVSRYTPESVEQTTGLKAEDIRLAARTYAAAPEAMILWGMGVTQYGQAVDVVRGLAALALLTGNFGREGVGCGPVRGQNNVQGTCDMGMLPHQYPGYQSVEDADVRAKFEAAWGVPLSDKPGYRLTEIGHKVDEGICKAFYVFGEDPAQTEADLAAMRETMRKMELVIVQDIFMTQTAEFADVIFPATSWGEHEGVYSSADRGFQRFYKAITPPGDVKPDWEIFSLLATRMGYPMSYQNTQEIWDEMRHLAPLYTGVTYEKMEGLKSVQWPCPTEDHPGTPFLFEGNTFSTPSGKGQFIGAEWRAPLEQPDAEYPLVLSTVREVGHYSCRSMTGNCSALQTLADEPGYVQIHPDDARQLGIDDQQLVWVSSRRGKIISRANYNERVNKGVVYMTYQWWIGACNELTIEYVDPISSTPEFKYCAVKVENIDDQAWAENHVQTEYTKLKARLKNHVVNA; encoded by the coding sequence ATGAAGAAATCAATTGTTGTTTGTCCCTACTGTGGTACTGGGTGCAAACTAAAATTGGTTGTCGAAAATAACAAGGTAATAGCAGCAGAGCCTGCAGATGGCCGTACCAACGAAGGTCAACTGTGTTTAAAAGGTTACTATGGCTGGGATTTTCTTAACGACACCAATTTATTAACACCACGCTTGAAGCAGCCGATGATCCGCCGCTCACGTGATGCAGCATTAGAAGCTGTGTCATGGGATGAAGCGCTAGATTTCGCTAGTGAAAAGCTAATGGCTATCAAGCAGAAGTATGGTCCTGATGCGATCATGACAACAGGCTCTGCTCGTGGTCCAGGTAACGAAGCTAACTATGTGATGCAGAAGCTCGCACGTGCGGTGATAGGGACGAATAACGTCGATCACTGCGCCAGGGTGTGACACGCTCCATCAGTCTCCGGTCTGGAGACAACAGTAGGTAATGGCGCAATGAGTAACGCTATTCCCGAAATTCAAAAAACAAAATGTTTACTCATATTCGGTTACAACGCAGCGGATTCTCATCCAGTTGTAGCAAGGCACATTCTTAAGGCTCGCGCTAATGGTGCGAAGATCATTGTTTGCGACCCACGTAAGATCGAATCTGCACGTGTCGCTGATCAATGGTTAGCGTTGAAGAACGGTTCAAACATGGCGCTTGTTAACGCATTAGCAAATGTCATTATTGAAGAAAACTTATACGACAAAGACTATGTAACCAACAATACTGAAGGGTTTGAGGCATTCCGCGAGCTTGTTTCTCGCTACACACCTGAAAGTGTTGAACAAACCACAGGCCTAAAAGCAGAAGATATTCGCTTAGCTGCACGTACCTACGCCGCAGCACCAGAAGCAATGATCCTTTGGGGCATGGGTGTTACACAGTATGGTCAAGCGGTAGATGTAGTACGTGGTTTGGCAGCACTTGCATTGCTAACCGGTAACTTTGGTCGTGAAGGTGTAGGTTGTGGCCCTGTTCGTGGTCAAAACAACGTGCAAGGTACCTGTGATATGGGTATGTTGCCACACCAATACCCAGGTTATCAGTCAGTAGAAGATGCTGATGTACGTGCTAAATTTGAAGCTGCTTGGGGTGTTCCATTATCAGATAAACCGGGTTACCGCTTAACTGAAATTGGTCACAAAGTAGACGAAGGGATCTGTAAAGCATTCTATGTTTTCGGTGAAGATCCTGCACAAACTGAAGCCGATCTTGCTGCAATGCGTGAAACCATGCGCAAGATGGAGTTGGTGATTGTTCAAGATATCTTCATGACACAAACAGCAGAATTTGCTGATGTGATCTTCCCTGCAACAAGCTGGGGCGAGCATGAAGGTGTGTACAGTAGTGCCGACCGTGGTTTCCAACGTTTCTACAAGGCGATAACGCCACCGGGAGACGTGAAACCTGACTGGGAAATCTTCAGCCTGTTAGCAACCCGTATGGGTTACCCAATGTCTTATCAAAATACCCAAGAAATTTGGGATGAGATGCGTCATCTTGCACCACTATATACAGGTGTAACGTATGAAAAGATGGAAGGATTGAAATCTGTACAGTGGCCTTGCCCAACAGAAGATCATCCGGGTACACCGTTCTTGTTTGAAGGCAATACATTCAGTACACCATCAGGCAAAGGTCAGTTTATCGGTGCAGAATGGCGTGCGCCATTAGAGCAACCGGATGCTGAATACCCATTGGTATTATCTACCGTGCGTGAAGTAGGTCACTACTCTTGTCGTTCAATGACAGGTAACTGCTCTGCATTACAAACACTGGCAGATGAACCGGGTTATGTGCAAATACACCCTGACGATGCGCGTCAATTAGGTATTGACGATCAACAGTTGGTTTGGGTGTCATCACGCCGCGGTAAAATTATTTCACGTGCGAACTACAATGAACGTGTAAATAAAGGCGTTGTGTACATGACTTACCAATGGTGGATTGGTGCATGTAATGAATTAACCATTGAATATGTGGATCCAATTTCAAGTACACCTGAATTTAAATATTGTGCCGTTAAGGTAGAAAATATTGATGATCAGGCATGGGCTGAAAATCATGTACAAACGGAGTACACGAAATTAAAAGCACGCTTGAAGAACCATGTTGTTAATGCTTAA
- a CDS encoding 4Fe-4S binding protein codes for MNRFVFADPNLCIGCRTCEIACALSHQAENTAAGMEPSDFSPRLTVVKNAHVTTPVMCRQCDDAPCAQVCPNNAIVLEDGFVKVIQSRCIGCKTCVIACPYGAMNVVTTMVEETKGAALFARKVPQTQALKCDLCHHQESGPSCVQVCPTGAIRIIEPETLTETSQQKREAAAMSAVVATGC; via the coding sequence ATGAACCGATTTGTATTTGCAGATCCCAACTTGTGTATTGGATGCCGAACTTGTGAAATCGCTTGTGCGTTATCGCATCAAGCTGAAAATACGGCTGCTGGAATGGAACCATCGGATTTTTCACCACGTTTAACTGTCGTGAAAAATGCCCATGTAACTACGCCTGTAATGTGTCGTCAATGTGATGATGCGCCGTGTGCTCAGGTTTGTCCCAATAATGCCATCGTTTTAGAAGATGGTTTTGTCAAAGTGATTCAGTCACGTTGTATTGGTTGTAAAACCTGCGTTATTGCATGTCCTTACGGTGCAATGAATGTAGTAACAACGATGGTTGAAGAGACAAAAGGCGCTGCGTTATTTGCACGTAAAGTGCCGCAAACTCAAGCATTAAAATGTGATTTATGTCATCACCAAGAGTCTGGTCCTTCTTGTGTTCAAGTTTGTCCTACTGGTGCGATTCGAATCATTGAGCCTGAGACGTTGACTGAAACCAGCCAACAGAAACGTGAAGCAGCGGCAATGAGCGCTGTGGTAGCAACAGGTTGCTAG
- a CDS encoding sigma 54-interacting transcriptional regulator, whose product MLELLLSIRATLSARVNANMERFESDLMTFSKALLSINDISGVMDFLNNEDLLFINVERVNLILKQDLDSQPSLYYLDQDKQCQQFDYTESSLALHGAAMCDYCHHLDGETLYQTFPQLANHPAYEGVASYCKIPLSICNQPLGAIEYINLSMPSDSESEKQFKLFNNMISAMIEHIIEHQTASTVTEKLTTEKNNFQVLVDVTNTVISQSTKKELIGSLLRFLYQHFGMSDLSIIQLSDGHYNQHSASFIDGEMHYQCHFFTNDRMIKNAIRNNKHVFLTANDIAKMQADNNSPYFPERVKSACVMPLIFRGVTVGYISFMTLLEKNYQAADVELFQQIAARVALAMHSIKTHQASIPSRPTTKFVNIADDMGDHVIFDDIISQSEVMNKVLEQVALVASCDSTVLILGESGTGKELIARAIHKLSMRSKTRMVKMNCAAIPAGLFESELFGHERGAFTGAISQRVGRFEQAHKGTLFLDEIGDMPLELQPKLLRALQENEIERVGKNELISVDVRIVVATNVNLLEMVEKKKFRNDLYYRLNVFPIEIPPLRERSEDIPLLVKHFTRELAKKMGKTITAVAAEDLDIMRAFPWPGNVRELRNFVERSVILTRGNVLNVPVQELKTSHTFCSEPTVVNDETLSLTKATSVADATPLSDSNEKTESAVSKPAKPIIDKAAVIAALKACHGVVAGPNGAANQLGLKRTTLLSRMQKMGINCQDFRESPSV is encoded by the coding sequence ATGCTTGAATTATTACTCTCCATTCGAGCGACATTATCAGCAAGAGTTAATGCCAACATGGAACGCTTTGAAAGTGATTTGATGACTTTTTCTAAAGCCTTACTATCAATCAATGATATTTCAGGCGTGATGGATTTTCTTAATAACGAAGATCTATTATTTATCAATGTTGAACGTGTGAATCTAATTTTAAAGCAGGATTTGGATAGCCAACCAAGTCTTTACTATTTAGATCAAGACAAGCAATGTCAGCAATTTGATTACACTGAATCAAGCCTTGCCTTACATGGTGCGGCAATGTGTGATTACTGCCATCATTTAGATGGTGAAACGCTTTATCAAACATTTCCCCAATTAGCGAATCATCCCGCCTATGAGGGTGTTGCTAGTTACTGCAAAATTCCACTTTCTATTTGTAATCAGCCGTTAGGTGCGATCGAATATATTAATTTATCGATGCCGAGTGATAGTGAAAGCGAAAAACAGTTCAAATTATTCAATAATATGATTTCAGCGATGATTGAACATATTATTGAGCATCAAACTGCTTCAACGGTAACCGAAAAACTAACTACTGAAAAAAATAACTTCCAAGTGTTAGTTGATGTTACTAATACCGTGATCAGTCAAAGTACCAAGAAAGAACTCATCGGCTCATTATTACGATTTTTATATCAACATTTTGGTATGAGCGATTTATCGATAATTCAATTAAGTGATGGGCATTATAACCAACACTCTGCCAGCTTTATTGATGGTGAAATGCATTATCAGTGTCATTTCTTTACCAATGATCGCATGATTAAAAATGCAATTAGAAATAATAAACATGTATTTTTAACAGCCAATGATATTGCCAAGATGCAAGCGGACAATAATAGCCCGTACTTCCCTGAACGTGTAAAAAGCGCATGTGTGATGCCACTTATTTTCCGTGGTGTCACCGTTGGCTATATCAGTTTCATGACCTTGCTTGAAAAGAACTATCAAGCGGCAGACGTTGAGCTATTTCAACAGATCGCAGCTCGTGTTGCCTTGGCAATGCACAGTATTAAAACCCATCAAGCAAGTATTCCTAGTCGCCCAACGACCAAGTTCGTCAATATTGCTGATGATATGGGCGATCACGTTATTTTTGACGACATCATTAGCCAAAGTGAAGTGATGAATAAGGTGTTAGAGCAAGTGGCTTTAGTGGCAAGTTGCGATAGTACGGTATTGATCTTAGGTGAATCAGGCACAGGTAAAGAGCTTATCGCCCGCGCTATTCATAAGCTAAGTATGCGCAGTAAAACCCGCATGGTGAAAATGAACTGTGCTGCGATCCCAGCAGGCTTATTTGAAAGTGAATTGTTCGGTCATGAACGTGGCGCATTTACTGGTGCAATAAGTCAACGTGTTGGTCGTTTCGAACAAGCTCATAAAGGCACACTGTTTTTAGATGAAATTGGCGATATGCCATTAGAGCTACAACCTAAATTGTTACGTGCACTGCAAGAAAATGAAATCGAGCGTGTGGGTAAAAACGAGCTGATCAGCGTTGATGTACGCATTGTGGTGGCTACTAACGTCAACTTGCTCGAAATGGTAGAGAAAAAGAAGTTTCGTAACGATCTTTACTACCGTTTGAATGTATTCCCAATCGAGATCCCGCCATTACGTGAACGTTCGGAAGATATTCCACTATTAGTGAAGCATTTCACCCGTGAACTCGCTAAAAAAATGGGTAAAACCATCACTGCGGTAGCAGCAGAAGATCTCGATATTATGCGCGCTTTTCCGTGGCCGGGTAATGTCCGTGAATTACGCAATTTTGTTGAACGTTCGGTGATCTTAACGCGAGGAAACGTGCTTAACGTGCCTGTTCAAGAGTTGAAAACAAGCCACACGTTTTGTTCAGAGCCTACTGTTGTTAACGATGAAACCTTATCACTAACTAAGGCCACGTCAGTAGCGGATGCAACACCATTATCAGATAGCAACGAGAAAACGGAATCAGCGGTTAGCAAGCCAGCAAAACCCATCATAGATAAAGCAGCGGTGATCGCGGCATTAAAAGCCTGCCATGGTGTAGTGGCTGGGCCTAATGGTGCGGCGAATCAGTTGGGTTTAAAGCGTACTACCTTGTTATCTCGTATGCAGAAAATGGGCATTAATTGCCAAGATTTTCGTGAAAGCCCGAGCGTTTAA
- a CDS encoding formate hydrogenlyase maturation HycH family protein: MPEALTQSRHLEQNVYFYSLGRKFVDESYDVPEEAKQIMYYSLAIGHHLGVVDCLDAVLKCSGHEYFEWISGLDQSGEAFRKMKGFLVFGEITIYPEHLNMLALAFDRIDSRTQNEKSQQLTSGFIDALGAIHREPTMYMMIRGGR, translated from the coding sequence ATGCCTGAAGCATTAACGCAATCTCGTCACCTTGAGCAGAATGTGTATTTCTACAGCTTAGGTCGCAAGTTTGTTGATGAAAGCTACGATGTGCCAGAAGAAGCCAAGCAAATCATGTACTACAGCTTGGCGATTGGTCACCATCTTGGTGTAGTCGATTGCTTAGATGCAGTATTGAAATGCTCAGGCCATGAGTACTTTGAATGGATCAGTGGATTAGACCAAAGCGGTGAAGCATTTCGTAAAATGAAAGGCTTTCTGGTGTTTGGTGAAATCACGATTTACCCAGAGCATTTAAACATGTTGGCACTGGCGTTTGATCGTATCGACAGTCGTACTCAAAACGAAAAGTCACAGCAACTAACAAGTGGTTTTATTGATGCGCTGGGGGCGATTCATCGTGAGCCAACCATGTACATGATGATCCGTGGAGGACGCTAA
- a CDS encoding HupE/UreJ family protein, whose protein sequence is MKMKHLMVGLLATSFSPLALAHPGHIGPHASAFMSGFVHPFTGMDHLSVMLGVGLLAAIMGGKAISRLPLAFISIMIVGAALGVSGVVIPGVELGIAVSVIAMGAMLLAGGRLSAKVATGAVMAFALFHGMAHGMEMPLGARTAEYFIGFVLATATLHACGVVLGKFIANSAANRRVTGVLGVVMAAFGGMLMLS, encoded by the coding sequence ATGAAAATGAAACATCTAATGGTGGGTTTGCTAGCTACCTCTTTTTCTCCTCTTGCTTTAGCACACCCTGGTCACATTGGTCCTCACGCATCAGCTTTCATGAGTGGTTTTGTTCACCCATTCACAGGTATGGATCATTTAAGCGTAATGCTAGGTGTGGGTCTATTAGCGGCAATCATGGGTGGTAAAGCCATTTCTCGTCTACCTCTTGCATTCATCTCTATCATGATTGTTGGTGCTGCGTTGGGTGTTTCTGGTGTGGTGATCCCAGGTGTTGAACTAGGTATCGCTGTTTCTGTTATTGCTATGGGCGCAATGTTACTTGCTGGTGGTCGTCTTTCTGCGAAAGTGGCAACAGGTGCTGTAATGGCATTCGCACTATTCCACGGTATGGCTCACGGTATGGAAATGCCACTTGGCGCTCGTACGGCTGAATACTTCATTGGTTTCGTACTAGCAACAGCGACGCTACACGCTTGTGGTGTGGTACTAGGTAAGTTCATTGCAAATTCTGCAGCAAACCGTCGCGTAACAGGCGTACTAGGTGTCGTAATGGCGGCATTTGGTGGCATGTTAATGCTGTCTTAA
- the hycI gene encoding hydrogenase maturation peptidase HycI translates to MGESVSNDDVDLSVSNIVLTVGNSMMADDGAGPLLAKMMKDNPIADWSVLEGGSMPEDCLHLIRKAMPKRVILVDAADIGEEAGEVRVIDPETIVDMYVVSTHSLPLNFLIDELKTFVPEVIFIGIQPAIVAFSFPLTEMVQQGVEQIYRQLPTWQGSGGFEHC, encoded by the coding sequence ATGGGCGAGAGTGTGTCGAATGACGATGTCGATCTGTCGGTCAGCAATATTGTGCTGACAGTTGGCAATAGCATGATGGCAGATGACGGCGCAGGTCCTTTGCTTGCTAAGATGATGAAGGATAATCCTATTGCCGATTGGAGCGTGCTGGAAGGCGGCTCAATGCCTGAAGATTGCCTACATCTGATCCGCAAAGCAATGCCGAAACGGGTGATTTTGGTGGATGCGGCTGATATTGGTGAAGAAGCAGGAGAAGTGCGTGTCATTGATCCTGAAACCATCGTTGATATGTATGTGGTATCGACGCACAGCTTGCCGCTCAACTTCTTAATCGACGAGCTCAAGACGTTTGTGCCAGAAGTGATCTTTATCGGTATTCAACCTGCGATTGTTGCTTTTTCATTCCCACTGACGGAGATGGTGCAACAAGGTGTCGAACAAATTTATCGACAATTACCGACATGGCAAGGCTCTGGCGGTTTTGAACATTGTTAG
- the hypF gene encoding carbamoyltransferase HypF: MTDNIARQYIHITGIVQGVGFRPFVYQLAIQHALVGSVINDSEGVKIDVQGSLSTLASFSAQLVEQAPTLSRIDDVTITERPLWSELEKPISFGIEQSQLRDSTTVCISPDQGLCDACKRDISNADSRYFQYPFTNCTHCGPRYSIIKALPYDRTATSMQDFALCPDCAKAYKNPLDRRYHAQPISCDCCGPWVTLYDAKLRVKSCAELPLIATKHTAIEQLAQKIKNGDIVAIKGIGGFHLACDATNPQAVANLRLLKHRPSKPLAIMVSDFDIAKEVVEGCDVEWQALELQARPIVLMRKRDAQCGQDVKLTDDLAPNVPYLGVMLPYTPLHYLLFAELEKLGATSALVMTSANLSGMPIATELAQVSAQFSGCISAILDHNRPIVSACDDSLVHYAGGKIRVLRMARGYAPVSHFGIGSEQNTGNITVALGAEQKSTIGLALPKQWLLSPYIGDLDDLDTEQRYQDTFHHLVALYHVKPQQLVCDKHPGYHSSQFAQTYHAKANLTAPLLKVQHHHAHVLAVMAEHHLTEQVLGFTFDGTGWGDDQTVWGGEVLLSTPHSYQRVGHLRQFRLIGGEKAIKEPARLLFAILLECYSLADIKAMQLPAFSAWSEFYFNNLYLLWQSGSQSPYTSSMGRLIDAWASLLGLVDRVGYEGECGLQLEHAAMYACSESALSFDISKTNLIDWQPLFSAQLLQRIATDNSDTLRHELALGFITAIANVIIDIARDYSHLPIALGGGVFQNRVLVDKVFALAKQQDLSLFCGEMLPANDASIAAGQLWYAIFQHNN, translated from the coding sequence GTGACAGACAACATTGCACGACAATATATTCATATTACCGGCATTGTACAGGGGGTCGGTTTCCGCCCCTTTGTCTACCAACTAGCGATACAACATGCGCTAGTTGGTTCGGTGATCAATGATTCGGAAGGGGTAAAGATTGACGTTCAAGGTTCGCTTTCAACGTTAGCGTCTTTCTCTGCTCAATTAGTTGAACAAGCACCGACATTAAGTCGCATTGATGATGTGACGATCACCGAACGACCATTATGGTCTGAATTGGAAAAGCCGATTAGTTTTGGTATTGAACAAAGCCAGCTACGTGATAGCACAACAGTGTGTATATCACCGGATCAAGGGCTTTGCGATGCCTGTAAGCGGGATATTTCCAATGCAGATTCTCGATATTTCCAGTACCCCTTTACCAACTGCACCCACTGTGGCCCTCGTTATAGCATTATTAAAGCGCTGCCTTATGATCGCACAGCCACTAGTATGCAAGACTTTGCGCTGTGTCCTGATTGTGCTAAGGCGTATAAAAATCCCTTAGATCGTCGCTATCATGCCCAGCCGATCAGCTGTGATTGCTGTGGTCCTTGGGTCACGCTTTATGATGCCAAGCTGAGAGTGAAATCTTGTGCTGAATTACCACTTATTGCTACTAAACACACGGCGATTGAGCAGCTTGCGCAAAAGATTAAAAACGGTGACATCGTTGCAATTAAAGGTATCGGTGGTTTTCACTTAGCTTGCGATGCGACGAATCCTCAAGCCGTCGCCAATTTACGTTTATTGAAACATCGCCCATCGAAGCCGTTAGCGATCATGGTATCTGACTTTGATATTGCTAAAGAAGTGGTTGAAGGTTGTGATGTTGAATGGCAAGCATTGGAATTACAAGCAAGACCGATTGTGCTCATGCGCAAGCGAGATGCCCAATGTGGTCAAGATGTAAAACTTACTGACGATCTTGCTCCTAACGTGCCATATCTAGGCGTCATGCTGCCTTATACGCCATTGCATTATTTGTTGTTTGCAGAGCTTGAGAAACTAGGGGCAACCAGCGCATTGGTAATGACCAGTGCTAACTTATCAGGCATGCCAATTGCGACAGAATTAGCGCAAGTGAGTGCTCAGTTCTCTGGCTGCATTAGCGCTATTTTGGATCATAATCGCCCGATTGTAAGTGCGTGCGATGATAGCCTTGTTCATTATGCTGGCGGAAAAATTCGTGTGCTGCGCATGGCAAGAGGTTATGCGCCAGTGAGCCATTTTGGAATAGGTAGCGAACAAAACACAGGTAATATCACCGTAGCCCTAGGTGCAGAGCAAAAATCGACGATTGGGTTAGCATTGCCGAAACAATGGCTATTATCACCTTATATTGGTGACTTGGATGATCTTGATACCGAGCAGCGTTACCAGGATACCTTTCATCATTTGGTCGCACTGTATCATGTTAAACCGCAGCAATTGGTATGCGATAAACATCCCGGTTATCACTCATCACAATTTGCGCAAACTTACCACGCAAAAGCGAATTTAACTGCACCACTGTTGAAGGTACAGCACCATCATGCCCATGTATTAGCGGTCATGGCAGAGCATCATTTAACCGAGCAAGTATTAGGTTTTACTTTTGATGGTACAGGTTGGGGCGACGATCAAACCGTGTGGGGTGGGGAAGTTTTACTTTCAACACCACACAGTTACCAACGTGTCGGACATTTACGTCAATTTCGCTTAATTGGCGGCGAAAAAGCGATAAAAGAGCCAGCTCGATTATTGTTTGCCATATTATTGGAATGCTACTCATTGGCTGACATTAAAGCGATGCAACTGCCAGCATTCAGTGCTTGGAGTGAGTTTTACTTTAATAATCTTTATCTGTTATGGCAGTCAGGCAGTCAATCGCCATATACCTCATCCATGGGGCGTTTAATTGATGCATGGGCAAGTTTATTAGGCTTGGTGGATAGAGTTGGCTATGAAGGCGAATGCGGCTTACAACTTGAACACGCTGCCATGTACGCATGCTCTGAGTCAGCGTTATCGTTTGATATCAGTAAAACCAATCTTATCGACTGGCAGCCGTTATTTTCAGCGCAATTACTGCAACGTATCGCTACTGACAATAGTGATACGTTACGTCACGAATTAGCTTTAGGTTTTATTACCGCAATTGCCAACGTGATCATAGATATTGCCCGAGATTACAGCCATTTACCGATAGCGTTAGGCGGCGGTGTTTTTCAAAACCGTGTATTAGTCGATAAGGTATTTGCGCTGGCGAAACAACAGGATTTATCCCTTTTTTGTGGCGAAATGCTTCCTGCTAATGATGCATCTATTGCGGCAGGGCAACTGTGGTATGCCATTTTCCAACATAATAATTAG
- the fdhD gene encoding formate dehydrogenase accessory sulfurtransferase FdhD, translating to MTTFDVTSTDDISDACQRPIVRYRKGESDFSEMDFIIEETPVALAFNGVAYTVMMCTPHDLEQFAIGFSLSEGIIDHHRDIHDMTISHHDNGINLDIEIANRCAERLKQKRRSLAGLTGCGICGEEKLETVCRMLMPLPTSTEFDLSHLEQALRQLLDHQALNQLTGAAHAAAYLDKDGQLLAVFEDVGRHIALDKLVGYIHQKRLSGGAVLVTSRASFEMVQKAASAGVEVLLAVSSATKMAVDLADRLNITLLGHCRRGRADAYAHPERVFGMI from the coding sequence TTGACCACCTTTGATGTGACATCAACCGATGACATTAGTGATGCTTGTCAGCGTCCAATTGTTCGCTATCGCAAAGGAGAAAGCGATTTTAGCGAGATGGATTTCATTATTGAAGAAACGCCTGTTGCTTTGGCATTTAATGGTGTGGCTTACACCGTAATGATGTGTACGCCCCATGATTTAGAGCAATTTGCGATTGGTTTTTCGCTATCGGAAGGGATCATTGATCATCACCGTGATATTCACGATATGACCATTAGTCACCATGATAACGGGATTAATTTAGACATTGAGATCGCTAACCGTTGTGCTGAAAGGCTTAAGCAAAAACGTCGCTCATTAGCAGGATTAACAGGCTGTGGGATCTGTGGTGAAGAAAAGTTAGAAACCGTGTGTCGGATGCTAATGCCACTGCCAACCAGTACTGAATTTGATTTGAGCCATTTAGAGCAAGCCTTGCGTCAGTTACTCGATCATCAAGCACTTAATCAGTTAACAGGGGCGGCACATGCTGCGGCTTATCTGGATAAAGATGGGCAACTATTAGCGGTGTTTGAAGATGTGGGTCGTCATATTGCGTTAGATAAGCTGGTTGGTTATATCCACCAAAAACGCTTATCGGGCGGGGCAGTATTAGTGACTAGCCGAGCCAGTTTTGAAATGGTGCAAAAGGCGGCATCAGCAGGGGTTGAAGTGTTATTAGCCGTATCGTCAGCAACCAAGATGGCAGTGGATCTTGCGGATCGCTTGAATATCACCTTGCTTGGGCATTGTCGTCGTGGTCGAGCTGATGCTTATGCTCACCCAGAACGTGTTTTTGGCATGATTTAG